Below is a window of Parachlamydia sp. AcF125 DNA.
GGAGGGTTCAGCTGAACGTGATGAATAATTTGCTAAATAGCTCCCAGTCCGCTGGCTCTTTTGACCATCCTGCTTTAGCTCATTTACTTCTAGATGATCCGCCTTTCTTTTGGTAGAAGGTGGACTTTGGGGTGGGGGAGAGGAATTATTAAAAACGGGAGAATGAGAAGGGTTTGTAGGGTCCATTTTAAGCCTCTTTGTTTATCTTTCATTTATTATTTACAACCTAAGAGAGAATGGAATTAGTCTACCTGCCATAATAAAATTAATAACATACTAATTATTTTAATTTAAATATTTGCTTATATTTTTTTTATTTTTTAAATATTTTGATTAGGGAAGTTAAACAAACGGAGTAAAAATGGATCTCTGCCTCTACCTACAAATTTATGGACCATCAGAGGCCTAAATTAGCCGGATGGCCCTAGATGAAGAAGGGAAGAAATAGCTATAAGGGGGCTATAAGATAAAGGGCTTGTAAAAAGAGCTCTTAAAATCGAAGCGACTTTTTAAAAAAAGGGCAGAGATGGCACTTTGCTAGAAAGTTTTAGCAGCTAGATAGAGAATCTTTGCCATGCTTGCCTAACAAAAAACAAACTTAGAATGGCTAGAGCATCAAAAGGATGAGAACAGCGCTCAAGATAAAGTGGAAGTAGCTTATAGCAAAGGAGCCCTATACTCGTGGCTTGAATTTGGGCAAGCGGCCATTTTTAACATATATTGTCGCGAAGTAGCCGAAAGATGGCTATATGTGCGCTAAGCAAATCCCCTAGAGCGTAGGGGGGAGAAGAAATGCAGGAGGATATTTAAGCAAAAGAACTTGCTGTAAGCCATTTTTAAACCTTTATTTTTAGCAAAATATACCCATGCGATAAATGCCAATTAACTCCTTCTTAGTGGCTTAACACCTCCGCACATTCTTTTTCGATTGCCGTTTCTTTTCAAAACCCTATCGTGCAAAAAGTTTAGCCTAGAGGAGTAACAATTTTGGTTGAAAAGAAGAAGAATGTTTGGGTAATATAACACCTTCTCTAAGGACTGATAGCTCAGCGGATAGAGCACCCGCCTTCTAAGCGGGTGGTCGTAGGTTCGAATCCTACTCAGTCCGTTCATTAATCACGCGCGCTATAAGATTTGTAGGAGAAGGAAGCCTTTCCGAAAAATCGACTTATTGTGACACCCCTTCTTCTCAATTGCGAAATCCGTATCTAAAATAACTCACCCAACCTTCGTGACTTGCCCTATTTTCAACACGCAAAATTTTTCTTCGGGAACCTGAAATTTTTTTCTGGCACGATCCAAGCCTGCAATAGGGTCTAAATATCCTTCATCCGATAGCTGGAATGTCCCAAAATGGATCCCTATGGTGAAAGGTTCTCCCAAATCCTTAAAAGCTTGAACACTTTCTTCGGGATTCATATGCCCATAACGCATAAACCATCGGGGTTCATACGCTCCGATAGGAAGACAAGCCAGCCTAAAACACCCGAATTTCTCCTTTGTTTTACAAAAAATTTCCTTGCAATAGCCCGAATCTCCAGCAAAATAAAGAGGACCGCTCGGAGTACAAATCACAAAAGCACCCCAAAGGGCTTTATCTCGATCAAAAATCCCCCTGGCAGACCAATGCTGTACAGGTTCGAGATGCAAAGATAGGATGGAGTTAAAGGAGATTGATTGCCCCCAATCTAATGTTTTAACCTCGATGTTTGAGTCCTTTTGATGAATGATAGATTCATTGCCTAGCGGGGTTAAAATCAGGGGCCGGTCTCTTCTCCATAGCTTTTCGATCGTCTTTAAATCTAAGTGATCATAGTGGTTATGGCTCACTAAGACCAGATCAATTTTAGGCAATCTTTCAAGAGAAACGCCTGGTGCGCCAACTCTTTTAATCCCAAGCCAACTAAAAGGCCCTATTTTTTCAGACCAAACAGGATCTGTCAAAATATTCACTCCCTCTGTTTGGATCAGTAAAGTGGAATGGCCGATAAAAGTGACTAAAATCTCCGAGCTTTCGACTTTCTCAGGGGGATTTTCGCCGAAGGAATTATTTACATGCGTAGGCCATTTTTTAGGCTTGGCTCCCCATTTCCAAGACAAAAATGCGAAAAAGGAATTTTTTCGAATGGCCCAAGGATTAAAAAACACTTTTCCATTAAAGTGGTCGCTTTTTGGACCGTGATGATAGGTTCTTTTTATGGAAAAATAGTAACCAGCTAGAATGCTTAAACAAAAAAACACGACTAACATATTAAAATCCTAAGGGTTAGGTTTCCTAACTTTTTTGTTCATTTTAGCCTCTTGTGTAATTCCAACAATCCTGTTTTAATGCACCTTTTATTGTAAAAAGAGAAAACCATGCATTCCCCTACTCTTCTGGGAGAGTATATCCCTTCTGCCGAGAAATTTCCCACTATTTCGGAAGTGGTAGAAAAGTTTCGCACTTCGAAAGTTCAGTCACTTTCTTATCCTGAACAGCTTTTGCAAGTTTCTCAAGTTTTATATCAGCTGATTAAAGAAGCCCCTCTGGAGTCTTTCTTGCTTAGCCAAGTTATCGATTTCATTACACAGGTCAACCAGTTAAACTTTTTAAAAAACCCTTACAAGTTGATGGACTTTGAATTTTGGCTCAATCAACTTTCTGACATCTCCTATGAAGAGAATCTAGCTATTCGGGCCAAGATTGTAGGGAAATATGTGCCAAGGGATGAATACCAGGTGTTCTTTCCAATCGGAATGGGAAAAACCTATGAAGGAACCCACTTCGTCTCTGCCCATCACTCTCCAGATATCGATACGATGGTTGCTTCTTTTTGGGGTTGGGTGGATGCTTTTGCCGCCCGTGTCGGCGATGCCTTACACATTTGGAGCTTGCCAGGGGGGCCGCCCGACTCTCCTGTCACGCAACTTTTTCGACAGATCTTTGGAGAGGAAGTTTTTACAGTTACCTGTCGTTCTTCAGATCGCTTGACGTTAGCGGGAATAGATATGGTTACACGTAAAAATACCATCCAAAAGCCTCCCCATGCTTTGGTTTCTTCATTTAGTCATAGCAGCGCGGGAAATGCCGTTTTGCTAGTCGATCAAAATTCCTATGTGGGGGATTGGCGCGCAAACGACGTGGAAGAAATTCAACAAGTTTTGTTTTTTTTCACCTCTTGTTTACGCTGGTTTGAAAACTACCTTTACTCCCACCTTATTTCTCTTTTTGCTGAACAAAACATTCGAAAAACACATATCCCTGCGCTTGTTAATAAGATTTTTTCCGTCTCCATCAAACACGCTGAACCTGCCAAGGAATTGAATGAAAAACAAACTCGTGAACTAGACCAATTTCTCGTGCATATTATCGGTGTAAAAAAAGGGATTCATGGAACTTTTGAAAACTTAGTAAATGCTCTAAAAAATTTAAACTTAACCGACTTTTACGAGTTTTATCATCGTTTTCTCGCTCTTGAAAGCTCAGATTTATTTGAAAATAGCGGTGATATCGATGAAAGTCGCACTAAGATTTTTAAATATTTGCAAACTTTATTTCACGGCATGCCAAAGGGGATTCAATATGTTTATAACTATTGCAATCGCCTAGAAATCGTCATTCAAATCAAGCATCTGGTTTTTAATAAGATTCCGCACACCATCTCTCTTCAAACCGATGTGGAAAATATCCGAGCTAAAATCCACGATTACGACTATTTAACAGTGGTGCTCCCCGATCCATCTGGAAACGCTTTTCCTTTGGGGGTCGTTTGGGCTAAAGATATCCGGAAACCCATTTTAGGCACCGTGACTTTTAGAGATTTTTGTAACTTAGAAGAAGTTCACATGGCCTCCTACCTAAATGTCATTAGTGTGGTCGATCACCATAAAGCTTCTCTTAAAACCACTTCTACTCCGGCAGTATTGATAGGTGATGCGCAATCTTGCAATGTATTAATCGCCGAGCAAGCATTTCACATTAACAACAAATATAGCGTGGGTAATCGTACAGCAGGGGAGCTCGAGACTGAAATTCAATCTCTTTACGCTGCCCCCTCTTCCCTTCTTAATGATCGGCTGCTCAAGCGTTTGCTAGATAGGCGAATAGCTTCCCAAACGAGAAGGTCTTATTATGTTCATCCGCAGCGCGAATTTATAGAATATTTCTGTTTTTTACATGCCATTTTCGATGACACGGATCTCTTAACAAAGGTATCTGCACGCGATGTAGAATGTGTTGCCTCCTTGCTAAATAAAATGAAGTCGATTGCAGACAAAAAAGAGGTCGAGATGATCAATCTAGAAGATATTCCTCGCGACCCATATTTTGCTCAAAAAGCAGCTAAAAAAATTCTGCAAAATGAAGACACCTATTC
It encodes the following:
- a CDS encoding MBL fold metallo-hydrolase, with the protein product MLVVFFCLSILAGYYFSIKRTYHHGPKSDHFNGKVFFNPWAIRKNSFFAFLSWKWGAKPKKWPTHVNNSFGENPPEKVESSEILVTFIGHSTLLIQTEGVNILTDPVWSEKIGPFSWLGIKRVGAPGVSLERLPKIDLVLVSHNHYDHLDLKTIEKLWRRDRPLILTPLGNESIIHQKDSNIEVKTLDWGQSISFNSILSLHLEPVQHWSARGIFDRDKALWGAFVICTPSGPLYFAGDSGYCKEIFCKTKEKFGCFRLACLPIGAYEPRWFMRYGHMNPEESVQAFKDLGEPFTIGIHFGTFQLSDEGYLDPIAGLDRARKKFQVPEEKFCVLKIGQVTKVG